CTTCTGGATGTAGTTCCTCTTTATCGTCTGATCTTGGCTGTTGATTCTCATGGACTTATTACCCCTGTCTGAGGATACCTCGTCCACGAATTATCTAACATCTACAATTGCGAGGGCGTCAAGCCCGAAGCAATCTCAGCGGTGAGAGATTGCTTCGTCGCTTCGCTTCTCGCAATGACAGCTCACAAACGTATTTTACGGAAATAATAGCGAACTGCTTTAGTTGTCCGTGGTTTCCAGCGTAGCGGCCACTGAGGTTGCGTCAAGATGCTTGCCCGCCGCGAATGAGGCCTCGTACAGCTTACCGTGAGGGCCGCTGGAAATCAGCTTCAGATCCTTTCCCGTCAGTCGGAACGGATCGCCAGGCTTGAGAGTGGTATCGTCGATCCACGAGCCTGTTACCATGACGTTGGCACAGGAATGAGCCCGAGGGGCGGCAACGTACACGTACAACCCACCACAAGACACTCCTTGGATGGACCGATTGTCCGCCTTCATGGTTACTACTCGACCCAAAATAGCGTACCCCGATCCTCTCGATTTAGACTCGTATCTTATGAAAAAAGCTTTGGTATCGTCTTTCCCGTTTGTCGAGCCAACCACTGGAGCGAGAATAGGCCAGCCTATTCCTTTGAATTGGGCCTCATATCCCAGGAATGTCCTATTTCTAGCGTCTTTCCGGCGAAAGTCGTAGAAACTGGAAGCTCCCGGCACCTGATAGCCGGCGAACGCGGTCTCAACCAAGTTGTTTCCCAGTTGCACGTCCGGTTCAAAGCCTGCCGGTCTTACCACCTGCACTGTCAACCCGGAATGCATGCGGTAAAACGCCGGACTGTCCCAACTGCGGACAGGAGGCGAGCATATCAGATATGAACCATTCGGCACGGGCCTCAGCAGTCCATTTTTTAAGGCATCTTCGACTATCCGCCTGTGGTAGTGCTCCGCGATGTTGTACTTTTCAATGACCGTGCGATTGTCACTGTAAGTGATAGCGCAAACCACGGTGCCGACAAGAGCGATAGCACATGTTAGGACGAACTTTGACCTTTGTCCGAGTTTCCCGGCGGCTGAATAGAGGGATACCAAGCCGAACACCGCCACCATCATTACACCAAAACAGGAAATGTAAACGGGAAGATATCCCAGGCCCCAAGTAAGCTCTCTCTGGTACTTCGCGGAAAATGGCACGATTGCGGCCGGCAAGATCCACAAGCCCAGCCCAAGCAGAATTAAAGAGGCACGGCCGTTGGCCGTTTGCACTCGATCCTTTGCGAATGCATGATCGGACACAAGCCACCACAAAACAGCCCAGAACGCGCAAACCGCTATAAGGTCCTTCAGAAAATAGCTCCCGGCAAATTCCCGAGAGGCCTCGAAACCGTGAGTCAACAAGTAACTTAGCGGCAGAGCGGAAACGAGCTGTTTCAAGAACGTCGCCACCCAATCTCCCACCGAAAGATTGAGACTGACTCCCTCGTAATGAGTGCCGAATTTTGCACGAATAAGTAAAGTAACACCCATGTTTACCAGAGCCACTAACAGGAAAGGCCATGCGGCGCGGGCGATTTTTCCCGGCGCTTGCTTTCCGAAATGAAGATAGCCTACTGCAATGTGCATAATCCAAAAAGTGTAAGAAGCCTCGTAAGTCAGCAGACAAACCGTGTAGCTGAGCAGACTGAGATACCAAAAGCGTCTCTTCGAGCCTCTCAAGTACCACACGAAAAATACCAGGGACGCCAACAGAAATAGGAACTCCAGTTGCATGAGGAAATAGTACGAAAGTATGGGGTCATGATAGGTACGAAGTTGGCAAAAAAGCGGAGGAAGCAAGGTCGCGATCAACCCCGCGGAAGTGGAGAAGGTAACGAGCTTAACAAAGTACCCGAACAAGGCCACATTACAGATAATCATCAAGACGGTTACGGCCTTGTACAAGTTTTGATCCAGATAATAGAACGCCGGATAGTAGTAGATCACCAGCGGGTACCAACGCCCGCTTCTTATAAAGTCCTTTTCAGCGTTCCAGCACATGTCAAATAGGCTGGTTTGCGATAGCTGCACAGCCCCGCTGATCGAGGACTCGCACCAGGAGTCGTCTCCCAGGTAAGGGCTGTCAAGAACGGGCAAGAAGTTCAGTCCGTTCAGAAGGACAGCGAGAAGGAAAAGGTAAACTTCCAGCCTTCTTCCGGACATTACCCGCATTCTCCGAACGCCCTATTGCGGACTTGGGCCAACAATACCTCCTCGTGCCCATGGTATGGTTGCCCGCGCGGCAGCTTTGGCAGCCTGCATTACAGCATTATCTGTAATAGTTGCTTCTGCGCAGCCGGCTATACCTTGTTTGTCCGAGAGTGACGCGCGCCCAAACGCTGTTGTGGCTCAGCACTCTGGTGGTAAGGTTTAAAGATCCCGTAAAATTGCTGGGCCAGGACCTGCTGTGAATAATAATTCTCAACGCGTTGTCGGGCACATTCAAATCTAACCAAGACTTGATGCTGTAATCCTGTAGGAAAGCTACTTCTTTGGAGTGGGGGATTTTGGCCCGGTAGGACTGAATGCGGTCCGGAACATCGTACATGTGAATCGCGCAATTCCTGGGAAGCTCGGGCGCCGCGTCGGCCAACTTCTTCAAAACGAGAGACGAGATCTTGGCACTGTCTTCCCAGGCTTTATATGGGTGTACCAACGGGGAATGCGCCACAAGTGAACCAGATATGGCAACGCCCAACACCAGCGCTCCCAACCGCGGGCAAACGCATAAGGCGTGGCGGAACTTAAACTTGCTTTGGGTATTCGCCAAGGACGACCGCAATTGCCTGAAGCTCCAGACAATAGCAAGAGCCAGCACCCCGCTGAACGGCACGGCAGCGAGGTACATGCTGCGATGGGCAAACGTCAGGGTAAGTCCGAACAAAATAAGAGGAAAAGCCAGCCAGCCTAGCAAGAACAGCAGCAATTTACGAGGTGAAAAACAGGCCTCCGCGGCCCCTTTCTGCCCGGCCTGCCAAAACAAAACCATAGAGTATGCAATGAAAGCCGAAATCAGAAGGACCGTGAGACCATAGCCCGCCTGGCTGTCAATGATGCCCAGGAAATCAGCGGGATACAGCAGGTCCTGAAAATAAGAGTGGACGATATTGGCCAGACACAGCAAGAATTGGCCGGTACTAATGGAGGCTTCTCCTTGGTAACCCCCTATTCCCCCAAGAACATGAATCCTCCAGGCCAAGTATGCCAGTGTGACCGCCACGAATCCCGCCACTCCTCGGGCAGCATCGGGAAATCGTCTCCCAGAGTGAGATCCGTCATGGAAAATGAGAGAGTACAAGAACAGTACGAACGGCAGTATGATGGCCGTTTCTTTGGCGGCCAGCGCAAGAACATATGACACGATGGACAGTATGAGAAAGAACCCGCCCCACTCGCGACGTCTTCGACATCTTACAAATGCCAAAAGCGACATTATCAAGAACATCGCGGCGAGCATGTCATGCCTGCGATCTATCGCCGGAACACTTTCTACCAGTATGGGATGAGTGGCGAATATCAGCCCGCCGATCCACGCGGCTGCGACATCGCCCCGGGAAAGGGAGCGAAGGAGAAACACTACCAAAACGCTTACCAAAATGTGCAGGCTCAGGTTGGTCAACTGAAATCCGAACGGTTCCAAATGCCAAAAGAAGTAGTCCAGGCTATAGGACAGAGAGGCCAAGGGTCTATAGAACTTGGCTACATCAACAAACCTAGTCCCTGCCATAAGGGGCTGGCTGAATATTCTGTACACATCCCCCGCGGTTTCTATCCGGCTGGTTTCGATCAGAGTGAGCGTATCCGTGCCTGTAAAGAAATATCCCAGTATGGGTCTGTACGAAAGAAAGGCAATCATCGCAGTTGAGAAAACAGCGACAATCATTAAGGAGGTTAGGCTACAGCGCCTTTCCACTCGTGTCTCTCCTTTGCTGAGGCTCCGCTACCACCGAAGCAACGCGTACACGAGACCACATCGTGGCTGAAAGCATTTGAGATTAAGGGTATGGAAACCGGGTGAGGTGCTCTTTGACCACAAGCAAGATCCCGCCCCCGGAGCCGACTCCACTAACAAATGTCACCGTTTGGGGCCGATTGGTCCTGCAACGCGATCCGGCTGAGGCAGACTCACGGGGGTCACAATAACCCCTGGCTCACCAAATTGTCAATTTGAATCGCGCTTACCATGTTAGCATTCCGTTAGGCCTTTTCTATTGTTGAAGCCTTCCCGTCGGCGGACAAATCAAAACTGGTGTGGACCCGTCTTCCCGGCCCGGTAGAAGTCTTTCAACGTTACGAAGCCTTCCGCTCGAAGATTCTTGACCAGGAAAAGGAAAAGATACGCCGTCTGTAGTGCATCTTCCAGAGCGTCATGCTTTGTGAAACGGGGCAGGTCAAATTCTTCGGCTAAGTGAGTCAGATTATAGGAGGCAGTGGCAATCGGGCGGCCGTTGTATGTTCGATGCCTGTGTTCGTGAAATGCCTGGGCCAACCTCATGGAGTCCACACAAGGGTTGTGTAGCGTTCCTCCCATTGCCTTACGCATCGCTTTGTTGACGAAGGCCATGTCCAAATTTACGTAGTGCCCTACAAGTAGGGCCTCTCCACAGAACTCCACGAATGCCGGCAATACGCTGCCGAGTTTCGGCGCATTTTCTAATTGTTCCGGTGTGATCTGGTGAATCAGGGTGCTGTCCTTGGGAAGGTCTCGCTCCGGATGAACATAAGTGAAGAAGTTGTCTCCCACCACAATTCGGAGGTCCTTGATTCGGACCGCCCCTATGGAGACTATTGTGTCCCGCCGGGGATTCAAGCCGGTCAACTCGGTATCGAAGCAGACGAATTCGTAGTCTTCGATCGGCCGGCCCTGCTCGAAACTTGCAAACAAGCTTTCGTTTTGCCGGAGAAACTCATGTTTGGCCGGAGAGCGGGCCCAGAGCCATGACCACCTTGATGTCACGTTAATTTACCTGCGCGGCAAAAAGGGTTGCGGAGAGTGCCTTTTTTGCGAACGGACCTATGTCCTTTGACAAAGAAACAACTCGCTAGACCGGCGTCATTGCCAGGAGTAAAATCCCGCGT
This Desulfomonile tiedjei DNA region includes the following protein-coding sequences:
- a CDS encoding 3'-5' exonuclease, whose product is MTSRWSWLWARSPAKHEFLRQNESLFASFEQGRPIEDYEFVCFDTELTGLNPRRDTIVSIGAVRIKDLRIVVGDNFFTYVHPERDLPKDSTLIHQITPEQLENAPKLGSVLPAFVEFCGEALLVGHYVNLDMAFVNKAMRKAMGGTLHNPCVDSMRLAQAFHEHRHRTYNGRPIATASYNLTHLAEEFDLPRFTKHDALEDALQTAYLFLFLVKNLRAEGFVTLKDFYRAGKTGPHQF